The sequence ttattaattaaaatattgaggTACTGTATAAATTATTTCGTACATGTAAATGAGCGGCGAAGTCACTGCTTTGCAAATAAGTAATCTTTTCGAATTTGAATCCCCatatcataataatatttgataattgcctttttcttgttaataGAATTGCTAATTTAATGATGctaaatataaatcattaaaaGTCTTCAGCAcatattttaatggaattaTGGAGAATGAttaatacaaatttaatttagaCAAATTAGGATTGAAGTATTAGATTCACAACTTTTTTAAATGAAACTCATGTTAATTCCTCAGTTTTGACTTGTGAGATATCAAACACATCAAAAAATGTTGCCTAAATTCCATGAATCATTAACaatgaaaaaccaaaagaatttttttttttattatttttttttcaataccgGTTCATttataagtgaaaaaaaaaaaaaaacaaaaaaaaaaattctctctcAGCTACTTTCCCACAATCAGTTTGGCTCTGGCATGCCGTTCATTAATCTGGAACTGATCTACAAGACCAAAATGAGCCATCAATAACCAAACAAAAGTAATAAGCTCTCCACCTTTACTAACTTGTTGGGCATGTGTTTCTGGTCTGCAATGTGAGGCAGCATAACACAACATTTCCACCCAAACAGCACTCATTATCTTCCACTTTTCCTTATCAATCTCATTCAGTTGCTTGGCCAAAATACAAGCATCGAAAGGCGCAGATTTGCTTCTATCCCCTTTCACCGTCAAGGTTTAACCTCTGTATTCACATTCATTATGCTACTGCAGGCCTTCTTTGCGTCTCCCGGTCCCAATTccatgcatatacatatatatagacatatatatatatatatatatatatttaaggcaGAAGACAGTTCAtcagttttcttcttttcttttcttttttatttttatttttttaagtcaaGAACCAGTACCACCATAACCAAAGCATAGCGAAAGGGTGCCCCAAAAAAGACGTACTACTTACCTATTTGCAGCAAAAAGTCATACCATTTACAAATGCAAGAGACTTTTATCAGTAAATAAGAAACTtctaatcaaattcaaataaggAAATAGACACTTTTCTCAAAATACAttctccaataaaataaatccctTGCATGAATTTTCATATGCAGGATTTATGGTGTAACCcagataataaattaaattggaaGAGAAATATTGCTTGTAGTATGTCACATGAAAACATAGTTGTGCAGTCTTAACAACTAGATCAAATGAGACTCTTCAAATTCCATTATGTCCATCAAGTTAATTGTACAAGATGGAAAATTTTTGCACATGCattgtttttatatatgaagTTATTACTTTTAAGATTCAACGATCATTGTTACTCATGGATCTAAAGTGTTTCTGCTAAGTTTTTGACTTGCAGCTTAAAACAAAAAGAGCGTAAAAAGGCATGTagtttacaaaaaaatatataaataaataaaatttcttagaAATGGAATACCTGAAGAATATttcaacaaaattattatttgaaaatggaAAGCATTTCACTCAAAACCAAAGTTAAGTGAAATCGGCTTAATCAATAAGTTATTTACACATATAATTAATAGATCATCACAATTAATAGGTTATATATTTGAGGAAGAAAATGTtcaaaagaaaatgtaaaaaaaaaaaaaaaaaaaaccacatatATCCATAAACACAATTCTGAATTTCAGTTTTCCTTATTTATTCCATAACATATGAGAatcccacccaaaaaaaaaaaaaaaaaaaaaaaaaaccctacaAGATTGTCAATTCCAAATACTCGCAATACAATTTccaaaaatgcataaacatccTTCAGTGATAAACATAACTGGCTTTGATAAGGGAGCAAAGGACCCTCTTTTTCCTGTTAAAACATAAAGCAAAGCAATCCCCTCACCTCGGCAAACAAACAAACACCTGCGGTGCACAAAATGGGGGTAAGAAATCTCCTAACCTCTTCGACTTGGCAAGCTCGGCATCTGCAAtggcttttcattttctttgaacGGGCTAACTCGGTGTTGAATTCAGATTATTCTGAGGCTCTGTTTGTTGGCCCATCAAACATATGCCAAGGTTATCCTTGTGGGGAGATCCATAAACTTCAACACGTGCGCTTTCCACTAGTCCAAAACATTCTCGTATTCTTTGCTGCAAGTCATTTTCGTTGTCCAAATCTACCAGCTTCTCTAAGATGGGACAATTTCTGACCTTAATGTTTTGCAGTGATGGAAATCTGATTCCGATGTTGCTCAACTCCGGGAGTCCTACCAGATTCAATTCCCGAAGCTTCTCCAATACACACTCCTCCGAAATACGTTGAAACAGAGTCTTCAATCTATCACAGAACTTAATTTCCAGGATCTCAAGGTTTTCTGGCAGCTGTTGTGGAGTGAAAAcgttttcaagttttggacAACAGTTTATATACAAGTGCTTCAAGTTCTTGAAGCTCTCATCTTGGACTTTCCCTTTGTACAAGCTATCCAGGTTAACAAGGTTAGAGACCCATAGAATTTCCAAACTTTGATTCAATCTGATGTCTTCCTTTTCACAAAATAGTCTTTCCATGTTGCCACAACTCTCTAGCCATAAACCCTTCATTGAAGCTATATTGCTTTGGCCTATATCTGATAAGTTTTTTATGAACTGGTTTTCAGTCAGAAAGATATATATGGACTGCTTAAGGATTTCCTCAACACCAGATGGAAATTCCTTATCAAATCCACGAATCTCCATAGACCCACCATTCCTTTCAGGACAAGAAAGGGTCTTGAAGTGGAAATCTTGAAACTCATCTCTTAGACAAAGGATATATTCATCTTTCCCACTAAAACTAGAAGAGCAGACTGAAATGTGAAACTTATCTTTATCTTTGAAGCATTTGTCCCAAATCTTGTTTATGAAACGGAAAATTTCTGTACCACTTACCGACAGAAAAGGGGAGCCGCTGCTGGAATGGATATTAGGATTCATGAAGATGCCACATTCATCCCAGTTTAGCACATTTGGTAGGCGCTTTATCTTGCCCCAGTCAAGTTCTTGGATTTCCTTCAAGTCTGGCAAATGAAGGCTTTTCAGATGAATCAACTTTGAGATCCAATAGGGGAATTCTTTGACTGTAATTCCCTGAATATCAAGTCTATCCAAGTGAACAAGTTTTTCCAGACGTGGGAGCTGGTCTAGACTTGAACAATTTCTCAGCGAAAGTTGGCGGAGTTTAGTCATTTTCTCTAATAACTCAACTTCACTTCCCTTCAAGAACTTCGCCCCAGATAGATCGAGCTGCTGCAGATTTGATAGAGACTCCAAAGACGGAAGTTTTTCCAAGTTGCTGCAATTTCCAAGTACAAGTTCGCCCAGTTTCTTAAGATTAGAAACGGAAGGCAGGTGTTTAATCTTACATTCGGAGAGCTTGAGTTGCTTAAGGCTTGCAATGTGCTCAAAGGATTGATCATCTTCAATTTCTGTTAAAGCACTGCAACCCGAGAGATCAATGACCTCCAGCTTCTCTGAGGGGCCCAAGGCTGGCAACTTGCAAAGCTTCTCACAATTTGGTAGTAAAAGCTGACGAAGATTGCTCATTTGGCTAAATGATCCTTCTGGTATCATTTCCAGTGAACTAGCACCCGAAAGATCAAGCTTCTCAAGTCTTTTTAGTCTTTCCATATTAGGAAGTTCTTTCAATAACTCACAATCCTTTAGCAAGAGCTCACAAAGACTATCCgaaagagagagaagtttttgtacCTTTGTTTTTGACAAGTTGAGGCGACGAAGACAACCAAAACTTCCAAAGTCCATATCTGGTGTTGAACCACCCAGTAAACAAGAACCTGAAAGATCAAGAATCTCAAGTCTTTTTAGTCCTTCCAGTTTGGGGAGCTCTTCTAATGACTGACAATTTGTTAGTAAGACCTCACGAAGGTTGCTGAGGCCGGCAAGAGATTGAAGTTTCTTGACATTGGTATTTGATAAGTTTAGATGACGAAGGCATTTCAACTTCTCAAAgtcaattttatcaatttcattCTCAAATTCCTGTTTtccatgttttcttttttgggttgcGTCGAAACAGGACATGTGGGAAAGATCAAGCACCTCAAGACTTGAAAGGCTGCTAAGATTGGAAGGTAAACTACTAATTTTGGTTCTCGAGAGGTCAAGGATTCTGAGGGCTTTTTTCTCATTTAGTAATTCATTGCGGACTTCTCTTAAAGAAATAGCACCAGAAAGATCAAGAATTTGGAGACCAGACGAATCTTTCAGCTTGCGCAGGTTAGTTAAGGATTTACAATTTCCTAATGAAAGCTGGGTGAGTGCTCGAGCATTGTTCAGAACTGGTAATTTTTCAATCTGGGTATGGGAAAGGTCAAGCATTTTGAAATTCAGAAGGGAGTTTAACTCTCCATCTCCAAATACTTTAAAAGAACTAGCACCAAAAAGATCAAGCACCTCTAGTTTATGGAATTTTGTCAAGCTTGGCAATTCTTCCAAGCAAATGCAGTGCCTGAGGATGAGCAATCGCAGTTCTGCCAGTTTAGAAAAGGAAGTACCTAAAGATTTGATGGGGAGTGCTGAAAGATTTAGGCTTTGAAGTTTCGTCAATTTCGCGAAAACTTCATCTGGAATTTCCTTCAGGGCACTGGCACCGGATATCTCTAGAACCTCCAAGGATTCAAGTTTTGTAATATGATCAATGTTCTCCAACATTTCACAACCTCTGAGAACAAGGATGCGGAGTACTAGTGATTCCAAAAAGTCCAGTGATTTCAATCTGGGTTTCAGCAGGACAAGAACTTTAAGTTCTTGCATGAGCTTAAAAAAATCCTTAGGAACTTCCCTGTGAAGTCGACTTCCATCCATCACTAGCGTGGTGAACTTTTCCCATTTATTTCGATTGCGGATTGACTTTAACATACCATCCGCTAATGTAATTCTCCCAAGATCCAATT comes from Ziziphus jujuba cultivar Dongzao chromosome 6, ASM3175591v1 and encodes:
- the LOC112493441 gene encoding putative disease resistance protein At4g19050, coding for MVFTAKEQKYVLNRLEDISKATRIVLVGDHGVGKTRIAREICDSLVKNNLISGSLWLSLNRKYNVDKDIAQQLSVFSTAEQEYQDDETNNEEKKKELESNSEEYLRKKIRKKLEKIKPTKDEEKKHILLVLDGIPAKIKYKEQEDIISKVRRLLPQGKQLSLKLLVTKTVSKMEYIVNYLKEDQSDTIKLDESPGEDKTGIVSEMHEFLKQNNSDDKTKTKTAKEKCLLYKAKEKCLLYKPLRVSLSQENDVRYIHGEIARQLYAQGCGDGIEKVVGKKESLEDLKKMIWEKLQEMASPKDGNKKYALLVLEDVPDDMKFEEVISKVDSLMPPKEEQPLRRLREQLLKVLVTRRNTNNISSALILQRKEEVIEIEPLSTEEVLDVLLLKERKKSLSDSIKTQFENIFSTKLPAAVVFMTEEAMKGIGEQDFCTSALENLLLEAANIEEADKIKSLARCGYEMLPSDNVAIIKCFWHSRELFVKPETESIPESIHYNELITYWIMEGYFDPIDRIEKAYEKGHRVLMELQRRRILKLQEDEFVSMERLAMDVPDHRRNGVSGAACLGLNQLTGSGKGGLELDLGRITLADGMLKSIRNRNKWEKFTTLVMDGSRLHREVPKDFFKLMQELKVLVLLKPRLKSLDFLESLVLRILVLRGCEMLENIDHITKLESLEVLEISGASALKEIPDEVFAKLTKLQSLNLSALPIKSLGTSFSKLAELRLLILRHCICLEELPSLTKFHKLEVLDLFGASSFKVFGDGELNSLLNFKMLDLSHTQIEKLPVLNNARALTQLSLGNCKSLTNLRKLKDSSGLQILDLSGAISLREVRNELLNEKKALRILDLSRTKISSLPSNLSSLSSLEVLDLSHMSCFDATQKRKHGKQEFENEIDKIDFEKLKCLRHLNLSNTNVKKLQSLAGLSNLREVLLTNCQSLEELPKLEGLKRLEILDLSGSCLLGGSTPDMDFGSFGCLRRLNLSKTKVQKLLSLSDSLCELLLKDCELLKELPNMERLKRLEKLDLSGASSLEMIPEGSFSQMSNLRQLLLPNCEKLCKLPALGPSEKLEVIDLSGCSALTEIEDDQSFEHIASLKQLKLSECKIKHLPSVSNLKKLGELVLGNCSNLEKLPSLESLSNLQQLDLSGAKFLKGSEVELLEKMTKLRQLSLRNCSSLDQLPRLEKLVHLDRLDIQGITVKEFPYWISKLIHLKSLHLPDLKEIQELDWGKIKRLPNVLNWDECGIFMNPNIHSSSGSPFLSVSGTEIFRFINKIWDKCFKDKDKFHISVCSSSFSGKDEYILCLRDEFQDFHFKTLSCPERNGGSMEIRGFDKEFPSGVEEILKQSIYIFLTENQFIKNLSDIGQSNIASMKGLWLESCGNMERLFCEKEDIRLNQSLEILWVSNLVNLDSLYKGKVQDESFKNLKHLYINCCPKLENVFTPQQLPENLEILEIKFCDRLKTLFQRISEECVLEKLRELNLVGLPELSNIGIRFPSLQNIKVRNCPILEKLVDLDNENDLQQRIRECFGLVESARVEVYGSPHKDNLGICLMGQQTEPQNNLNSTPS